The sequence below is a genomic window from Anaerolineales bacterium.
CTTTCATCCGCAGCGCCGTGAGGTAGGCGCCGATCTGGGCCGGGGTGGCCCGGCCGGTCATGATCACGTTCATCGCCGCTTCGGCCTCGGCGGCGGCCAGATCCTGGCGCCGCATGGCTTGGGCGATATAAGGTTTGAGCATGTTGGCATCCTCCTTCTTGGGCGGCGCGGCGGCCGCCGAGGCGGCGGGCAGCGCGAGAAAATTTTTCAGAATCCGTTTGCCGTCGCCGGTCAGGATTGATTCCGGATGGAATTGCAGTCCGTAGGTCGGGTGGCGGCGGTGGCGCAGCGCCATGATCTCTCCGGTTTCGGCCCGCGCCAGCACTTCGAGCTCGGCCGGCGTTGGATCGTAGACGATCAGCGAGTGGTAGCGGCCGGCCTCCAGCGGAGAGGGCAATCCGGCCAGCAATCCATCGGCGGCGTGATGAACGCGCGACGTTTTGCCGTGCATGATCCCCGAGGCGCGTCCGACTGTTCCGCCGAAGGCCGCCCCGATGCACTGGTGCCCGAGGCACACGCCGAGGATCGGGATCCGCCCGTGAAAGTGACGGATCGTCTCGGTCGAGATTCCGGCGTCGTCCGGCGTGCCCGGCCCCGGGCTGATCACCAGGTGGGTGGGATTTCGCGCGGCGATCTCTTCGATCGTCGCCTGGTCGTTGCGGAACACTTCCGGCTCGGCTCCGAGCTCGCCCAGCAATTGCACGAGGTTGTAGGTGAACGAATCGTAGTTGTCGATTACGGCGATCATGGGTGCTCCTTTCCTCATCCTCTCTCCCCTTGCCCCCCTCTCCCCTTCTCCTGGCGCCTGCCCTCGCGAAGCGGGGGTATGCCAGGAGAAGGGGAGAGGGGGTGGGGGTCAGGAGTTGAGGCCCTCCGCCTGCTCGACCGCGAGCAGTACGGCGCGGGCTTTGTTCATGGTCTCCTGATATTCGCGGTGCGGATCGGAATCCGCGACGATCCCGGCGCCGGCCTGGACCGAAACGGTTTTCCCGCGGCCGATCAGGGTGCGGATCGCCAGGCAGGTGTCCATCGATCCGTCGAAGGAAAAATAACCCACCGCCCCGCCGTACGGCCCGCGCCCGTCGGGCTCGAGTTCGGCGATGATCTCCACCGCCCGGACCTTGGGCGCGCCGCTGACGGTTCCGGCCGGGAACGCGGCCCGCACCAGGTCGAAGGCGTTCTTGCCCGGGCGCATCTCGCCTTCCACCTGCGAGACGATGTGCATCACGTGCGAGTAGCGCTCGATGACGGCGTATTCCGGAACGTCCACGCTGCCGTAGCGGCAGACCCTCCCGAGGTCGTTGCGCCCGAGGTCGACCAGCATCACGTGTTCGGCGCGCTCCTTGGGGTCGGCGAGCAGCTTTTGCTCGATTGCGGCGTCCTGCTCGGGGCTCGCTCCGCGCGGGCTGGTCCCGGCGATCGGCCGCAGGCTGGCCTTGTCCCCTTCCAGGCGGACGAAGACCTCCGGGGAGGATCCGGCCAGGTAGAACGGTTCGCCGTCGACGTTCCCGAAATCGAAGAAGAACATGTAGGGCGAGGGGTTGAGCCGGCGCAGGGCGCGGTAGATGTCGAACGGCGCGGCCTTTGTCGTCCGCGAAAGGCGCTGCGAGGGAAGCACCTGGAACACGTCGCCGGCGACGATATGCTCTTTGGAATCGAGCACCATCCGCTCGTAGCGCTCCTGCCCGACGTTGGATTCG
It includes:
- the trpE gene encoding anthranilate synthase component I, translating into MTAKTTAKSDVPTLSPVVREIPADLETPTSAYLKLRRKAGPSFLLESIEGGERIARYSFIGVEPRCVYVLRGRNLERRENGSDPQILTAVEGSDPFRLLEDEMGRLKMPAAPASPVKLPRFLGGLVGYLGFESVRYFEPRLDPLLHPSPYPEAVFLLADTIVAFDHVRSSMFLIAYPFDGVKEARRKLSALERRLRKPLPPDASAAAGASAAAPAFESNVGQERYERMVLDSKEHIVAGDVFQVLPSQRLSRTTKAAPFDIYRALRRLNPSPYMFFFDFGNVDGEPFYLAGSSPEVFVRLEGDKASLRPIAGTSPRGASPEQDAAIEQKLLADPKERAEHVMLVDLGRNDLGRVCRYGSVDVPEYAVIERYSHVMHIVSQVEGEMRPGKNAFDLVRAAFPAGTVSGAPKVRAVEIIAELEPDGRGPYGGAVGYFSFDGSMDTCLAIRTLIGRGKTVSVQAGAGIVADSDPHREYQETMNKARAVLLAVEQAEGLNS